The Arcobacter roscoffensis genome segment ACTTTAACAAATCATACAGTAGGAGATGTTTTTTGTTTTGTTGTTGCAAAAGAAGTAAAAAAAGTAAAAAATGGTAGTTTAAATAATATAGCACCAACCGTTTTAAAACTTATGAATTTAGAAATTCCTGAAGAAATGGATGAGGCATTAGTTTAATTTACTATGTACAAGCTTGATATTAAAAAACTAAAAATTTCTAATAATGATAATATCTTAGTAGATATATCTTTTAATATTAATAGCTCGACTGCCTTAATTGGAGAGAGTGGAAGTGGAAAGTCTTTAACTTTAAAAAGCTTACTAAATCTACTTCCAGACTCTTTAAACTTAAAAAAAGATATAAATAGCAATTTTACTTTAAATAGCGAAACTATAGGATTAATTCCACAAAACCCATTTACTTCTCTATCGCCTATGACAAAAATCTCTAAGCAATTTTTTTGCTCAAAAAAGAAACAACAAGACCTTTTAAAGTTGGTTGATTTAAATGATGAAGTTTTAAATAAATTTCCTAGTCAATTAAGTGGAGGTCAAATTCAAAGAGTTATAATTGCAATTGCCTTGAGTAAAGATATAAAACTATTACTACTTGATGAGCCAACTACAGCTTTAGATGTAAAAAATAAAGAAAATATAATAAAGTTAGTTGATCAGTTAGTAAAAAGATTAAATATACTTATACTTTTTGTTACTCATGATATAGAATCAATAAAAGACTTATGTGAAAATATAGTCATAATAAATAAAGGAAGAATAGTTGAAAAAGGTTCAACAAAAGAAATTTTAAATAAGCCAAACAATGACTATACTAAAAAATTAATTGATTCAAATTTTAAAAATAAGGATTTCAGGAAATAAATATGATTAAATATATATTTGCTTTCTTCGTAATAGTAGGATTAGCAACATTAGGTTGGCTATATACTTTATATGATGAAATAAAACACGATGT includes the following:
- a CDS encoding ATP-binding cassette domain-containing protein, which produces MYKLDIKKLKISNNDNILVDISFNINSSTALIGESGSGKSLTLKSLLNLLPDSLNLKKDINSNFTLNSETIGLIPQNPFTSLSPMTKISKQFFCSKKKQQDLLKLVDLNDEVLNKFPSQLSGGQIQRVIIAIALSKDIKLLLLDEPTTALDVKNKENIIKLVDQLVKRLNILILFVTHDIESIKDLCENIVIINKGRIVEKGSTKEILNKPNNDYTKKLIDSNFKNKDFRK